From the genome of Segatella hominis, one region includes:
- the yfcE gene encoding phosphodiesterase yields the protein MKYLLFSDIHGCLPALERALNFYEAQKCDMMCIMGDIINYGPRNRIPEGIDPKGIVERLNGLADQIIAVRGNCDAEVDQMLLDFPIMETYALLVDDGKRYLLTHGHIYNKENMPKGPYDAIIYGHSHLWELSHSDRAICNTGSITFPKGGNPPTIATLEDGKFTMYNLDTLEVMATMEV from the coding sequence ATGAAATACCTCTTATTTTCGGATATACATGGCTGTTTGCCAGCATTAGAACGGGCACTCAACTTCTATGAGGCTCAGAAGTGTGATATGATGTGCATCATGGGTGACATCATCAACTACGGTCCCCGCAACCGCATTCCGGAGGGCATCGACCCTAAGGGCATCGTGGAGCGCCTCAATGGTCTGGCAGACCAAATTATCGCCGTACGTGGCAACTGTGATGCAGAAGTAGATCAGATGCTGCTCGATTTCCCTATCATGGAAACCTACGCCCTGCTCGTGGATGACGGCAAGCGATACCTGCTGACCCACGGACATATATATAATAAGGAGAACATGCCTAAGGGACCTTATGATGCCATCATCTACGGCCATTCTCATCTCTGGGAATTGTCGCATTCCGACCGTGCCATCTGCAATACGGGCAGCATCACCTTCCCTAAGGGCGGCAATCCTCCTACCATCGCCACTTTGGAGGACGGCAAGTTCACCATGTACAATTTGGATACATTGGAAGTCATGGCAACCATGGAGGTGTAA
- the nqrF gene encoding NADH:ubiquinone reductase (Na(+)-transporting) subunit F: MGNTSFILASIGVFLVVILLLVIILLVAKKYLSPSGNVNIEINGDKTINVPQGSSLMTTLNENGIFLPSACGGKASCGQCKVQVLEGGGEILDSEKPHFTRKQIKDHWRLGCQCKVKGDLKIKVPESVMGVKEWECEVISNKNVSSFIKEFKVALPPGEHMDFVPGSYAQIKIPAYDCIDYDKDFDKDLIGEEYIGAWKKFNIFSLKAHNPEPTVRAYSMANYPDEGDIITLTVRIATTPFLPRPQVGFQNVPTGIASSYIFSLKPGDKVMMSGPYGDFHPNFTSGKEMIWIGGGAGMAPLRAQIMHMTKTLHTTDRELHFFYGARALGEAFFLEDFWELEKEFPNFHFHLSLDRKDPVADAQGVKYYEGFAVNCIRDTYLKDHEAPEDCEYYLCGPPMLIKTVTDYLDSLGVDPESIMYDNFG; this comes from the coding sequence ATGGGTAATACATCATTTATATTGGCTAGTATCGGAGTTTTCCTCGTAGTGATTCTCCTATTAGTTATCATCCTGCTCGTGGCTAAGAAGTATCTCAGCCCAAGCGGAAATGTAAATATCGAAATCAATGGCGACAAGACCATCAACGTGCCTCAGGGCAGCAGTTTGATGACTACGCTGAATGAGAACGGCATCTTCCTGCCTTCTGCCTGCGGCGGTAAGGCAAGTTGTGGCCAGTGTAAGGTTCAGGTGCTCGAGGGCGGCGGCGAGATTCTCGATTCTGAGAAGCCTCACTTCACCCGCAAGCAGATCAAGGACCACTGGCGCTTAGGATGCCAGTGCAAGGTGAAGGGCGACCTGAAGATCAAGGTGCCTGAGAGTGTGATGGGCGTGAAAGAGTGGGAGTGCGAGGTGATCTCCAACAAGAACGTTTCCAGCTTCATCAAGGAGTTCAAGGTGGCTCTGCCTCCAGGCGAGCACATGGACTTCGTTCCGGGTTCTTACGCTCAGATCAAGATTCCTGCATACGACTGCATCGATTACGACAAGGACTTCGACAAGGATCTCATTGGCGAGGAGTACATCGGAGCATGGAAGAAGTTCAACATCTTCTCTCTCAAGGCTCACAACCCAGAGCCTACCGTTCGTGCTTACTCTATGGCGAACTATCCTGACGAGGGTGACATCATCACTCTTACTGTTCGTATCGCTACAACTCCATTCTTGCCACGTCCACAGGTAGGATTCCAGAACGTACCAACAGGTATCGCTTCTTCTTACATCTTCTCATTGAAGCCAGGCGACAAGGTAATGATGAGTGGTCCTTACGGTGACTTCCATCCTAACTTCACTTCAGGCAAGGAGATGATCTGGATTGGTGGTGGTGCCGGTATGGCGCCATTGCGTGCGCAGATCATGCACATGACCAAGACATTGCATACTACCGACCGTGAGTTGCACTTCTTCTATGGTGCTCGTGCGTTGGGTGAGGCTTTCTTCCTGGAGGACTTCTGGGAGCTTGAGAAGGAATTCCCTAACTTCCACTTCCATCTTTCACTCGACCGCAAGGATCCAGTGGCAGATGCTCAGGGCGTGAAGTACTACGAGGGATTTGCTGTTAACTGCATCCGTGATACCTACTTGAAGGATCATGAGGCACCAGAGGATTGCGAGTACTATCTCTGCGGACCTCCAATGTTGATTAAGACCGTAACCGATTATCTGGATTCTCTGGGAGTAGATCCTGAGAGCATCATGTATGATAACTTCGGATAA
- the nqrE gene encoding NADH:ubiquinone reductase (Na(+)-transporting) subunit E encodes MEHAISLFFRSIFVDNMIFAYFLGMCSYLAVSKNVKTSLGLGLAVTFVLLITVPVDYLLQTKVLSADGILGVDLTYLSFILFIAVIAGIVQLVEMVVEKFSPSLYAALGIFLPLIAVNCAIMGASLFMQQRILMDPTNTQAITSVWDSIVYAVGSGLGWTLAIVLMGAIREKMQYCDVPKPLQGLGITFITVGLMAMAMLCFSGLKI; translated from the coding sequence ATGGAGCACGCAATTAGTTTGTTTTTCCGTTCGATTTTCGTCGATAACATGATCTTCGCCTACTTCTTGGGTATGTGTTCATACTTGGCAGTATCTAAGAACGTGAAGACCTCTTTGGGATTGGGTCTTGCAGTAACCTTCGTGTTGCTCATCACCGTACCAGTAGATTATCTCCTGCAGACCAAGGTGCTCAGCGCTGACGGAATCTTAGGTGTGGATCTCACTTATCTGAGTTTCATCCTCTTCATCGCAGTCATCGCCGGTATCGTGCAGTTGGTCGAGATGGTTGTAGAGAAGTTCTCTCCATCGCTCTATGCAGCTTTGGGTATCTTCCTGCCATTGATTGCCGTAAACTGTGCCATCATGGGTGCATCACTCTTCATGCAGCAGCGCATCCTGATGGATCCTACCAATACTCAGGCTATCACCTCAGTATGGGATAGCATTGTATATGCAGTAGGTTCTGGTCTCGGTTGGACACTCGCCATCGTGCTGATGGGTGCCATCCGCGAGAAGATGCAGTATTGCGACGTGCCAAAGCCATTGCAGGGACTCGGCATCACATTTATCACAGTAGGCCTCATGGCAATGGCTATGCTTTGCTTCTCAGGCTTGAAAATCTAA
- a CDS encoding NADH:ubiquinone reductase (Na(+)-transporting) subunit D → MALFSKQNKEAFIKPLNGDNPVLVQVLGICSALAVTSQLKPAIVMGLAVTIITAFSNVIISIIRNTIPQRIRIIVQLVVVAALVTIVSQVLKAFAYDVSVQLSVYVGLIITNCILMGRLEAFAMMNKPWPSFLDGVGNGLGYALILVIVGAVRELLGRGSLLGFQLIPEGAYDFGYVNNGMMTMPAMALILVGCVIWVHRAYIYKEEK, encoded by the coding sequence ATGGCATTATTTAGTAAACAAAATAAGGAGGCATTCATCAAGCCATTGAACGGTGACAACCCTGTCCTCGTCCAGGTGCTTGGTATCTGTAGTGCCTTGGCTGTTACTTCACAGTTGAAGCCAGCCATTGTGATGGGACTTGCCGTTACGATCATCACGGCATTCTCTAATGTGATTATTTCCATCATCCGCAACACCATTCCACAGCGCATCCGTATCATCGTTCAGCTGGTAGTGGTTGCTGCCTTGGTTACCATCGTGAGCCAGGTGTTGAAGGCTTTCGCCTATGATGTGAGCGTTCAGCTCTCAGTGTATGTAGGTCTGATCATCACCAACTGTATCCTGATGGGTCGTTTGGAGGCATTTGCCATGATGAACAAGCCTTGGCCTTCATTCCTCGATGGTGTAGGTAATGGTTTGGGTTATGCCCTCATCCTCGTGATTGTGGGTGCAGTACGTGAGCTTTTAGGCCGTGGTTCATTGCTCGGTTTCCAGCTGATTCCAGAGGGAGCTTACGATTTCGGATATGTTAACAACGGTATGATGACCATGCCAGCCATGGCATTGATTCTCGTTGGATGTGTAATCTGGGTACATCGTGCCTATATTTATAAGGAGGAGAAGTAA
- a CDS encoding FMN-binding protein, whose amino-acid sequence MKTNSNSYTIIYSVIIVVIVAFLLAFVSSSLKATQDANVALDTQKQILNSLNLRDLDNATAAAKYKEVVKAEKEKDGMKYYECEIDGQKKTVYSVKGMGLWGGISGFIAVDADNNTIYGVYFNHEGETAGLGAEIKDNLKWQQKFQGKKIHKDGVPGIALGVEKDAPAGDPNNVDAVTGATLTSDGVDAMLKEGLAKFIK is encoded by the coding sequence ATGAAGACAAATTCAAATAGCTATACTATTATCTATTCGGTTATCATCGTGGTAATCGTGGCATTCCTGCTCGCATTCGTGTCTTCTTCATTGAAGGCAACACAGGATGCTAACGTGGCACTGGATACTCAGAAGCAGATTCTGAACTCACTCAACCTCCGCGACCTCGACAATGCAACTGCGGCTGCTAAATATAAAGAGGTGGTAAAGGCAGAGAAGGAGAAGGACGGCATGAAGTATTACGAGTGCGAGATTGATGGTCAGAAGAAGACCGTTTACTCCGTAAAGGGTATGGGTCTCTGGGGCGGTATCTCAGGCTTCATCGCCGTAGATGCCGACAACAACACCATCTATGGCGTATATTTCAACCACGAAGGCGAGACAGCCGGACTCGGTGCTGAAATCAAGGACAACCTGAAGTGGCAGCAGAAGTTCCAGGGCAAGAAGATTCACAAGGATGGCGTACCGGGCATCGCGCTCGGCGTTGAGAAAGACGCTCCAGCAGGCGACCCAAATAATGTGGATGCCGTGACAGGTGCTACATTGACATCCGATGGTGTGGATGCTATGCTCAAGGAAGGTCTTGCTAAATTCATTAAATAA
- a CDS encoding NADH:ubiquinone reductase (Na(+)-transporting) subunit B, whose product MSALRNYLNKIKPNFQEGGKLHAFESVFDGFESFLYVPNTTAKSGASIHDSIDSKRIMSFVVIALIPALLFGMYNVGYQNFKAAGTLDTASFIEVFGFGFLAVLPKLLVSYIVGLGIEFAWAQWKHEEIQEGYLVSGIIIPLIIPITTPLWMLALACAFAVIFCKEIFGGTGMNIFNVAVGARMFLFFSYPLAMSGDKVWIAKDAIFGLGNTLPDGFTAATPLGQLAQNITPTANLCDAITGFIPGCIGETSVIAIAIGAIILLWTGIASWKTMGSVFAGGIVMALIFQALGMTPIAWYEHIVLGGFCFGAVFMATDPVTSARTEKGKYFYGFFIGAIAVIVRVMNPGYPEGMMLAIFFGNMFAPLIDYCVVQSNISRRAKRAIK is encoded by the coding sequence ATGAGTGCATTAAGAAATTATCTCAATAAGATAAAGCCTAACTTCCAGGAGGGAGGTAAGCTTCATGCCTTCGAGAGTGTCTTCGATGGTTTCGAGAGCTTCCTGTACGTGCCTAACACGACAGCGAAGAGCGGAGCCAGCATTCACGACTCTATCGACTCGAAGCGCATCATGAGCTTTGTGGTAATCGCCCTGATTCCTGCATTGCTCTTCGGTATGTATAATGTGGGATACCAGAATTTCAAGGCTGCCGGTACATTGGATACTGCCAGCTTCATCGAGGTCTTCGGCTTCGGATTCTTAGCTGTCCTCCCTAAGTTGCTGGTTAGCTACATCGTGGGTCTCGGCATCGAGTTTGCCTGGGCTCAGTGGAAGCACGAGGAAATCCAGGAGGGTTATCTCGTCAGCGGTATCATCATCCCATTGATTATTCCTATCACTACACCGCTCTGGATGCTTGCCTTGGCTTGCGCCTTCGCAGTTATCTTCTGCAAGGAAATCTTCGGTGGTACAGGTATGAACATCTTCAATGTGGCTGTAGGTGCCCGTATGTTCCTCTTCTTCTCATATCCATTGGCTATGAGTGGTGATAAGGTTTGGATTGCCAAGGATGCCATCTTCGGTCTCGGCAACACCTTGCCAGACGGATTCACAGCGGCTACTCCGCTCGGACAGTTGGCTCAGAACATTACGCCTACCGCTAATCTCTGCGACGCCATCACAGGTTTCATCCCGGGTTGTATTGGTGAGACATCTGTCATCGCCATTGCCATCGGCGCCATTATCCTTCTCTGGACAGGTATCGCATCTTGGAAGACCATGGGTTCCGTATTCGCAGGTGGTATCGTGATGGCGCTTATCTTCCAGGCTCTCGGCATGACTCCTATCGCTTGGTATGAGCACATCGTTCTCGGTGGTTTCTGCTTCGGTGCCGTATTCATGGCTACCGACCCTGTAACCTCTGCCCGTACAGAAAAGGGAAAGTACTTCTACGGATTCTTCATCGGTGCCATCGCCGTTATCGTACGTGTGATGAACCCAGGTTATCCAGAGGGTATGATGCTCGCTATCTTCTTCGGCAATATGTTTGCTCCACTCATCGACTACTGTGTAGTACAGAGCAACATCTCTCGCCGTGCTAAACGTGCAATTAAATAA
- a CDS encoding Na(+)-translocating NADH-quinone reductase subunit A: MANVIKLRKGLDINLKGKASKDVALQVSETDEYALVPEAFVGVTPKVVVREGDHVNAGDALFVNKACPEVKFASPVSGVVTAIERGDRRKVLCIKVKADAKQTSTDFGKKIVDEMDGDAIKQALLEAGLFGYINQLPYAVSTTPDTTPKAIFVSTLRDMPLAADFEVELLGNEQAFKTGLTALSKIAKTYLGAGVNQPNVALMASKEVELNVFDGPCPAGNVGVQVNHIDPVNKGEVVWTVDPAAVIFFGRLFLTGKVDLRKMVAVAGSEIKTPGYAEVLVGTPLSAFVADQLKTTEHVRVINGNPLTGTQASLASYVGGHTSEITAIPEGDDKDEMLGWILPRTDQFSTSRSYFSWLFGKKKEYALDARVKGGERHMIMSGEYDSVLPMDIYGEYLIKAIITGDIDKQEQLGIYEVSPEDFAVAEFVDSSKLELQKIVRDGLNTLRKENA, encoded by the coding sequence ATGGCAAATGTAATTAAGTTACGTAAAGGCTTGGACATTAACCTGAAGGGTAAGGCTTCCAAGGATGTTGCGCTGCAAGTGTCAGAGACTGACGAGTATGCACTCGTTCCTGAGGCTTTTGTAGGTGTTACTCCTAAGGTCGTAGTGCGCGAGGGTGACCATGTCAATGCCGGTGATGCCTTGTTTGTCAATAAGGCATGCCCAGAGGTGAAGTTTGCCTCACCTGTGAGTGGTGTAGTGACCGCCATAGAGAGGGGTGACCGCCGCAAGGTGCTCTGCATCAAGGTGAAGGCCGATGCTAAGCAGACCTCAACGGATTTCGGTAAGAAGATTGTGGATGAGATGGATGGCGACGCTATCAAGCAGGCTTTGCTTGAGGCGGGACTTTTCGGATACATCAACCAGTTGCCTTACGCTGTGTCCACAACTCCAGACACAACGCCTAAGGCAATTTTTGTTTCCACACTTCGTGATATGCCGTTGGCAGCCGACTTTGAGGTGGAGCTTCTCGGCAACGAGCAGGCTTTCAAGACGGGTCTTACCGCATTGAGCAAGATCGCCAAGACTTACCTCGGTGCTGGTGTCAACCAGCCAAATGTGGCATTGATGGCAAGCAAGGAGGTAGAATTGAATGTCTTCGACGGTCCTTGTCCTGCTGGTAATGTAGGTGTTCAGGTCAACCATATCGACCCAGTCAACAAGGGTGAGGTGGTATGGACTGTAGATCCTGCAGCCGTTATCTTCTTCGGTCGCCTCTTCCTTACAGGTAAGGTAGATCTCCGCAAGATGGTAGCAGTAGCCGGTAGCGAAATCAAGACTCCAGGTTATGCTGAAGTATTGGTAGGTACCCCTTTGAGTGCTTTTGTAGCCGATCAGTTGAAAACTACTGAGCACGTGCGAGTTATCAATGGTAATCCTCTGACAGGTACTCAGGCATCACTTGCCTCTTATGTAGGAGGACATACCTCCGAGATTACCGCTATTCCAGAGGGTGACGACAAGGATGAGATGCTGGGCTGGATACTTCCACGCACCGATCAGTTCTCTACATCCCGCAGCTATTTCTCATGGCTTTTCGGCAAGAAGAAGGAGTATGCGCTGGATGCACGTGTGAAGGGTGGTGAGCGCCACATGATCATGAGCGGCGAGTACGACAGTGTATTGCCAATGGACATCTATGGTGAGTATCTCATCAAAGCCATCATCACAGGCGATATCGACAAGCAGGAGCAACTCGGTATCTACGAGGTGAGCCCAGAAGACTTTGCTGTAGCTGAGTTTGTAGATAGTTCCAAGCTCGAACTCCAGAAGATTGTACGTGACGGTTTGAACACCTTGCGTAAGGAGAATGCTTAA